The Toxotes jaculatrix isolate fToxJac2 chromosome 21, fToxJac2.pri, whole genome shotgun sequence genome includes a region encoding these proteins:
- the LOC121175766 gene encoding glycerol-3-phosphate phosphatase, with amino-acid sequence MSGSKCTRLNGALVKQLLDSVDSVLFDCDGVIWRGDQAIPGAPQVINLLKENGKKVFFVTNNSSKTRKMYADKMSMLGFNVKEEEVFGTAYCSAMYLKTVCKLEGKVYLIGSNAMKQELEAVGIQQTGVGPDHISGKQSDWANVPLDPEVKAVVVGFDEHFSYMKLNRALQYLTQQDCMFVGTNRDTRLPLEGGKAVPGTGCLLQAVETAAQRQAQTVGKPNHFMFDCVASQFGVDRDRCLMVGDRLDTDILLGTNCGLKTLLTLTGVSTVADAEDNQKSGCAERQGMVPDYYVESIADLLPALQG; translated from the exons ATGTCTGGGTCCAAATGCACACGGCTGAACGGAGCGCTGGTGAAACAACTGCTGGACTCCGTGGACAGCGTCCTGTTTGACTGCGATGGGGTCATCTGGCGGGGGGACCAGGCCATCCCCGGCGCCCCCCAAGTCATAAACCTGCTTAAAGAAAACGGGAAGAAGGTCTTCTTCGTtaccaacaacagcagcaagaCGAGGAAGATGTACGCCGACAAGATGTCCATGCTGGGCTTCAAcgtgaaagaagaagaggtgtTTGGGACAGCGTACTGCTCCGCCATGTACCTGAAGACGGTCTGCAAGCTGGAGGGTAAGGTGTACCTGATAGGCAGCAACGCCAtgaagcaggagctggaggcgGTGGGGATCCAGCAGACCGGGGTGGGGCCAGACCACATCTCCGGGAAGCAGTCGGACTGGGCCAACGTGCCTCTGGACCCCGAGGTGAAGGCGGTGGTGGTCGGTTTTGATGAACATTTCAGTTACATGAAGCTGAACAGAGCCTTGCAGTACCTGACCCAGCAGGACTGTATGTTTGTGGGAACCAACAGGGACACCAGGTTGCCCCTGGAGGGGGGCAAGGCTGTCCCAG GTACAGGCTGTTTGCTGCAGGCTGTCGAGACAGCGGCCCAGCGTCAGGCCCAGACTGTGGGCAAACCCAACCACTTCATGTTCGACTGCGTTGCCTCTCAGTTCGGCGTGGACCGCGACCGCTGCCTGATGGTGGGCGACCGCCTCGACACGGACATCCTTCTGGGCACCAACTGTGGTCTGAAGACCCTCCTCACCCTCACGGGGGTCAGCACTGTGGCGGATGCTGAGGATAATCAGAAGAGTGGTTGCGCGGAGAGGCAGGGCATGGTGCCAGATTACTACGTGGAGAGCATCGCAGACCTCCTTCCAGCCCTGCAGGGATGA
- the bricd5 gene encoding BRICHOS domain-containing protein 5 — MVRCWKHSENRLEEAQCTDGDPAASPQSHFPHKAFWVSLSASLLLVVIVLGLTGHFGLSHSHSQSLQVVRITAPDQTGVLINQSAVVDQQNDLVTFTVTSPANQTSTVLFDIKHGLICYKPVNQDGCFLRKMEQSDYDSVHSLLRESTHKSQFQLFGNETQRQTEFLGVLSASQVDVSMLDEPLQALCQDRPVHWTRRAEGPGKQRLVYFCIDICFPSNICVSVCFYYLPE, encoded by the exons ATGGTGAGGTGTTGGAAACATTCAGAAAACCGTTTGGAGGAAGCACAGTGCACG GATGGGGACCCTGCAGCATCCCCCCAGTCCCACTTCCCACACAAGGCATTCTGGgtcagcctctcagcctctctgctcCTGGTCGTCATTGTCCTTGGTCTGACGGGGCACTTCGGGCTGTCGCACTCACACTCTCAG TCTTTACAGGTTGTGAGAATCACGGCTCCAGACCAGACTGGGGTACTGATCAATCAGTCCGCCGTTGTGGACCAGCAGAATGACCTGGTGACCTTTACCGTGACCTCACCGGCAAATCAGACGTCCACTGTGCTGTTTGATATCAAACAT gGTTTGATATGTTACAAACCAGTCAACCAGGACGGCTGCTTCCTGCGAAAGATGGAGCAGTCCGACTATGACAGTGTGCACTCCCTCCTTCGCGAGTCAACACACAAG AGTCAGTTCCAGCTGTTTGGGAATGAGACCCAGAGGCAGACAGAGTTCCTCGGGGTGCTGTCAGCCAGTCAGGTGGACGTGTCCATGCTTGATGAGCCTCTGCAGGCTCTGTGTCAGGACAGGCCCGTCCATTGGACCAGGAGGGCCGAAG gCCCAGGTAAACAGAGGCTGGTCTACTTCTGCATCGACATCTGCTTTCCCAGCAACATctgcgtgtctgtctgtttctacTACCTGCCAGAGTGA
- the mlst8 gene encoding target of rapamycin complex subunit lst8: MNVNQGTVGSDPVILATAGYDHTVRFWQAHSGICTRTVQHQDSQVNSLEVTPDRSMIAAAGYQHIRMYDLNSNNPNPVINYDGVSKNITSVGFHEDGRWMYTGGEDCMARIWDLRSRNLQCQRIFQVNAPINCVCLHPNQAELIVGDQSGVIHIWDLKTDHNEQLIPEPEVSINSVHIDPDASYMAAVNSSGNCYVWNLAGGIGDEVTQLIPKTKIPAHKRYSLRCKFSPDSTLLATCSADQTCKIWRTSNFSLMTELSIKSNNPGETSRGWMWDCAFSGDSQYIVTASSDNLARLWCVETGEIKREYSGHQKAVVCLAFNDSVLG; encoded by the exons ATGAATGTGAACCAGGGGACGGTGGGCAGCGACCCGGTCATTCTGGCCACGGCTGGATACGACCATACCGTCCGCTTCTGGCAGGCCCACAGCGGGATTTGCACCAGGACCGTCCAGCACCAGGACTCT CAAGTAAATTCACTTGAGGTCACACCTGACAGGAGTATGATTGCGGCTGCAG GTTACCAGCACATCCGCATGTATGACCTAAACTCCAACAACCCCAACCCGGTGATCAACTATGATGGAGTTAGCAAGAACATCACATCTGTGGGCTTTCACGAAGATGGACGCTGGATGTACACAGGAGGAGAGGACTGCATGGCTCGCATCTGGGACCTAAG GTCAAGAAATTTGCAGTGTCAGAGGATTTTCCAGGTCAATGCTCCAATCaactgtgtgtgcttgcatcCTAACCAG GCTGAGCTGATTGTTGGAGATCAGAGTGGAGTGATTCATATTTGGGATCTCAAGACTGACCACAATGAACAGCTGATCCCTGAGCCAGAGGTCTCAATCAACTCAGTTCACATTGACCCAGATGCTAGTTACATGGCAGCGGTCAACAGCTCG GGGAACTGTTATGTGTGGAACCTTGCTGGAGGCATCGGAGATGAAGTGACTCAGCTCATTCCCAAAACCAAGATCCCTGCACACAAACGCTACTCCCTTCGCTGCAAGTTCAGCCCTGATTCAAC ACTATTGGCCACATGCTCTGCAGATCAGACCTGTAAGATCTGGAGAACTTCCAATTTCTCACTTATGACTGAACTGAGCATCAAGAGTAACAATCCTGGAGAGACGTCGAGAGGCTGGATGTGGGACTGTGCCTTCTCTGGAGACTCACAATATATAGTAACTG CGTCCTCTGACAACCTGGCTCGCCTGTGGTGTGTGGAAACCGGCGAGATCAAGAGGGAATACAGCGGCCACCAGAAGGCCGTGGTGTGTCTGGCCTTCAATGACAGTGTGCTGGGctga
- the meiob gene encoding meiosis-specific with OB domain-containing protein — MAAQTYISISELHPNFSHPKVAGIVIGKADVKSFPDRKNVGTDRFTFGFTIKDSPDFFINVTAWGNGGYINGLSNSFSIGDCVTIENPLVTNKDPEKGERFCPTTPSHYRLLVTEAHSWVCLCADMGTIDRLLPLIHLPVKDPRDFYSLGDIVANGQRLDGTVINILAALKSIGEPKQFTTSDGRKGQRLEVKLFDDSVSSFPLVCWDRETIQLVQTWIPKETVLFIADAKISFDSFRSGMAATVNSKTIITVNPDTREASLLFSYAKEVSESGTLDQDEKTEDVPVDAIIDVYTVSQLKQKAQENPEAFFGITYSFISKLDLDSSVSKVIRTRCSRCMFQVTEDAQSCTNHLCPGSDQALSATTGFDLLVDFTDHTGTLHACTLRGPVAEKTLGCTTDEFTSLTDDERTAMKWKFLLERCKIYVKILPSIKTRTGIRGVVVACSLADPGEVKQHMSAMCL, encoded by the exons ATGGCTGCTCAAACCTACATTTCCATCTCTGAGCTGCATCCCAATTTCTCTCATCCG aaagTGGCAGGAATCGTCATCGGGAAAGCTGATGTGAAAAGCTTCCCTGACAGAAAAA ATGTTGGAACAGACAGATTCACTTTTGGCTTCACCATTAAGGACTCACCTGACTTCTTCATTAATGTCACAGCCTGGGGAAACGGTGGCTATATCAACGGGCTCTCCAACAGCTTCAGCATTGGAGACTGTG tcacCATTGAAAATCCTTTGGTTACCAACAAAGACccagagaaaggggagagatTCTGTCCTACAACACCAAG CCACTACAGGCTGCTGGTGACGGAGGCTCATTCCTGggtatgtctgtgtgctgacATGGGCACCATCGACAGGCTGCTGCCACTGATCCACCTGCCAGTCAAGGACCCCAGAGATTTCTACTCTCTGGGAGACATAGTGGCAAATGGCCAGCGGCTGGACGGCACAGTGATAAATATACTGGCTGCACTGAAATCG ATTGGAGAGCCGAAGCAGTTCACCACTTCAGACGGACGCAAAGGGCAGAGGCTGGAAGTCAAGCTCTTTGATGACTCTGTCTCTTCCTTCCCCCTCGTCTG CTGGGACAGAGAAACCATTCAGCTTGTGCAAACTTGGATACCCAAGGAGACGG TTCTCTTCATAGCTGATGCAAAGATTAGCTTTGACAGCTTTCGCAGCGGCATGGCAGCAACCGTTAACTCGAAGACCATTATCACTGTCAACCCCG ACACCAGGGAGGCCAGCCTGCTGTTCAGCTATGCTAAAGAAGTGTCTGAGTCAGGAACTCTGGATCAAGATGAGAAGACTGAGGATGTGCCTG TGGATGCCATCATCGATGTGTACACAGTGAGCCAGCTGAAGCAGAAGGCCCAGGAGAATCCCGAGGCTTTCTTTGGTATCACATATAGCTTCATATCCAAGCTCGACCTCGATTCCTCTGTTTCAAAAGTCATCAGGACACGGTG CTCCAGGTGTATGTTCCAGGTGACTGAGGATGCACAGAGCTGCACAAACCACCTGTGTCCAGGGAGCGATCAGGCCTTGTCAGCCACCACGGGCTTTGATCTGCTGGTGGACTTCACAGACCACACCGGGACCCTGCACGCCTGCACCCTCAGAGGTCCAGTGGCAGAGAAGACACTTGGCTGCACG ACAGACGAGTTCACCAGTTTGACTGATGACGAGCGAACTGCAATGAAGTGGAAATTTCTTTTGGAGAGATGCAAAATATATGTTAAG ATCCTCCCTTCCATTAAGACGAGGACTGGGATCAGAGGAGTGGTTGTGGCCTGCTCACTGGCTGACCCAGGGGAAGTGAAACAGCACATGTCTGCCATGTGCCTGTga